The genomic interval CAGCGCGtcgtctcactctctgtttccttcCAGTCGGCCTGTATCCCGCTGTTCATGAGCAACAAAGATGTGGCTGCTGAGGCGGTGagtacatgtactcaagtactgcaagTTTGAAGTACTgtccatttccatttcatggtactgtatacttctactccactacattgtGGAAgccaatattgtactttttactcgACTACATTTACTTGGCAACATTACTTACTACTAACGGTATGAATTaagataaaaatattgattaagtAATACAtgatgatatattattatagatgaAGGTAcgcagcagtatataaagtagttattagctccacctttaccagctgcaacattagcTTCCATGTTCATGCGTCACAAATAATACTGTGGTATAAGAGatattattctattattctctctgcataatgagtacttttacttttggtactttaagtatattttgatggtaatacttctacactgtggtattgttacttttactgaagtaaaagatctgagttcttcttcttccttgatTTTAACCAGTTAACTTTATAAATTAACTACCCTTTATTAAAGGTTTatgactaactaactaactaactaatggCTTTGGTTAATGGATAATAAACACGTTATTTATGCTTTATAGACCAGTTATTAGACATTAATAAGCACAtgttttgggttgccaggttgtgggAAATCCTCCTCCAGCATGACGGTGCCTTCTTAGCCAGCGCTGTCATTCCTCACCACCCACAATAGACTGCggtattagggctgcaactaacgattgtcattattgattaatgatTTTGTGAGTTAGCTTGTTTTATTCAACTAACAGTCCAAACTCCAAAGATATTAAGATTTACTATAATTTACTGACGTTTGAGAAGTTTGAACCAGcaaatttctgtcatttttactTCAATAATTTAATCTAAATcgattaataatgaaaatggtTCCAGGACGTCTGGACCAaaatccttttatttattcttattttcagCATTTCCTGAGCGCCGCTCACTAAATGTCGTATCATTGCAGGTGACTGGGAGTGGAAAGACGCTTGCTTTCGTCATTCCTCTGATAGAACTGCTcctgaagagagaagaaaagctgAAGAAGATGCAGGTGAGGCTCAGACTTCGTTGTTTACATTCGCTGTAGAGCTTTCACGTCTCCTGGATGCTGAGAGTGTTGAGCTTTGAACGGGTGTTTTCCTGCAGGTCGGCGCTCTGGTGATCACTCCCACCAGAGAACTGGCCCTTCAGATCAGTGAAGTCATGGAGCAGTTCCTTCAGAAGTTTCCACAGTTTACGTGAGTAGAAAGTCCTGAATTTAAATCCAGACCGGGCCTGAAATGGTACTTAAATCCTCTTAGATCCACTTGCTAGCGTCTTCCGgggctttcaaccacatctcagcTGTTGGCTCAGTCGTACTCATGTGAGCTGAGCTCCACACTTACTGtcgctgatgaagaccatgcgATGCGACTGATAGCTCCAGAAAAAGcaagattattttgtcaggACCCAAGTGTGTATTtcagtatgttgtgtttttagtcattaaaatgcttcatgtatgtttgtttttcaggcagATTTTACTGATTGGTGGCAGCAACCCGATCGAGGACGTGGAGAAGTTCAAGGATCGAGGGTATGTGGAGGTCTCAGTGGGAGTCATAAATAAAGCCCGACTGAGCTGTTTTATCAGTAACATTATAGTCGGGTCCTTGAAGAGAATAGATCAACATGTTGGGCTCcacttatgctaagctaagcggctgctggcAAAAGGAACACAGATGagtgtttctcatttcagagCGAACATCGTGATAGCGACTCCCGGCCGTCTGGAGGATATGTTCAGGAGGAAGTCAGATGGTCTGGACCTGGCCAGCTCAGTCAGGTGCCTCGACGTGCTGGTTCTCGATGAGGCCGACAGACTCCTCGACATGGGTTTTCAGGCCAGGTACAGAATACGTTTTGTTGTTATGGGAGAAGAATCCAGTTCCATAACATTTCCTCAGATATAATAGATCACTTTAGGTATTGTAGGTCTTTGTGCCGCTAACAGAGTCTGTGTTTGCGTGTCCAGTCTGAACGCCATCTTGGGCCACCTGCCTAAACAGAGGCGTACAGGCTTGTTTTCAGCCACTCAGACCCAGGAGCTGGAGAAGCTGGTGAGGGCCGGCCTCAGGAACCCAGTACGCATCACCGTCAAAGAGAAGGGCGTGGCTGCCAGCGTCGTCCAGAAAACGCCCTCCAGGCTCTCCAACTACTTCACCGTGAGTCGGGGTTTACAGCTCAGCCTGAAGCCTGTTTCGCTTCAAACAGCCCCAAAAGTCAAAGGTAGCAACGATGCAAAAATTCTCATGTTGTCATTTCAGATATGTAGATCAGAGAACAAGTTCAACAACCTGGTGGCGTTTCTGAGGCAACACAAGCACGAGAAGAATCTGGTCTTCTTCAGGTAGAACGCCCAGTTGGTTTTGTCCAGTGTCATGTTCCAATAAAGTTGATACAAACATTGACTTATTGACTGATGACCCGTTGCTGTCTCATCATTAGCACGTGTGCTTGCGTGGAGTACTACGGTCGAGCTCTGGAGACTCTGGTCAAGAAGGTCACCGTCCACTGTATCCACGGCAAGATGAAAAGTAAACGCAACAAGATCTTTGCCGACTTTCGGGCCCTGAAGAGGTACAAAGGTACAATAAATGTGGTTGTGCGTAACTGGCACTTTACGGCTTGtatataatgtgtttgtgttgtgttgcagtggGATCTTGGTGTGTACAGACGTCATGGCCAGAGGGATCGATATCCCCGATGTTAACTGGGTGCTGCAGTACGATCCTCCCAGCAGTGCCAGGTGAGGGAGTCTGTGAAACTGGGTCAAATTACAAATGTGACATaattacataaatgtatttaaaacaggccacaaatatgttgttttacttttttaaaaaggtaaatcatttcctccaacagctgctcactgtagtttttattaaAATTACTTCAActggaggaaatggtgcatttgttgtggACTGTTCTCAGaggcggattaatccacatttggtgctctagtgagttttgggggcagcaggacggtgtcGAGCCAGTGGAACAGCAtggctcattcatgtgtttttaatggacaacaatggaggaaGAAGATAGACCAGGCTGTGATACACTCACAGTACTCCTTAGTATAACATTCATGGCTGTTGTTGAGTCTCGCAGACCCCCCTTTATGTTTACGCTACGTCACCATCCAGTATAAAGCCGGACTTATTAAACTGGTGCTTTAATTTTAAGCCTTAATTTTAAGAATGAGTAATAATgatcagctttatttatattgtttttttttcagtgcctTTGTACATCGATGTGGACGGACGGCACGAATCGGCAATCAGGGCAACGCCCTCGTCTTTCTGCTGCCGATGGAGGAGTCCTATGTCAACTTTTTGTCCATCAACCAGAAAGTCAGTTCTTTTCaattattttgcacatttttctaAAACCGGAGTTTATTCACATTCAGTCAGAAAACCCCCCAAATCAGAAGAAACCATCACTTTTTATTCCTGCTCTATTTGCTCTGAACGGGTTGCTAAACAGAGCTAATGTCATCTGTTATTTACACCCGTTGAATGAAAGCATGGATTAATAATCTGCATCCTGTACTCTGCACAGCCTCTTAGACACTGTCCAAGTCCTACTTAATTGTTAATACATCATTTATATGTGAGGATAAAGTAATGGAAGGGTATTATTTGTGCTTTAACAATCAAAGGGTAGTTGTGCGAAGGCTAACATGCTGCTATCATCAGATATTTTATGGGATGTATGATGTTTTAACTATTTTTCTGACAGTTATTAAACTGTGCTTTCATTCAGCTTGTATGACAATTAAATACTGgtttacacattttttaaatcttttatttaaagCCTTATTACCTGTCCTTATTAAATGTCCCCTAAGCAGCTCATTTCCATTCCAGTATTTCTTTCTACCATGTGGCCCCCGGGTGGGTGCGTATACATACGAGCTATTGATAATACTGCAGTATTTGTGATGGAAGATTACTggttactgtttttttttttagtggatTCTGGATAAGAGGTTGGGCTAAAATGTTATCTTGTActtaatgatgaataataaatgacttgtcttttgtcatttcttcaGTGCCCGCTCCAGAAGATGCCCCCTATAGCTGATGTTGTGGACGTGCTGCCCAAAGTGAAGGCCTTGGCTCTGGCAGACCGCGCCATGTTTGACAGAGGCATGAGAGCCTTTGTCTCGTACGTCCAGGCCTACGCCAAACACGAATGTAGCATCATCTTCAGAGTCAAAGGTGAAAACAGCCGCTTCACATCTTAGAAATGATTCTGTAATATGCAGAAAGTACAAACGTATCATCTCGTGCCACATTTCTTTGTCTAGATCTGGACTTTGTCTCCTTGGCCCGCGGCTTTGCCCTCCTTCGCCTGCCGAAGATGCCCGAGCTGAAGGCGAAAACATTTCCTGCTTTGTCGACAATAGACACAGACACCATCCGCTACAAGGACAAGAACCGggagaagcagagacagaagatGCTAGCCGAGctgagagagcaagagaagacCCCCCTTCCCAAGAGGAACTTCATCAAGAACAAGTCCTGGTCCAAACAGACGACCAGGAAGGAACGCAGGAAAAAGAGGGCGGCCAAGAGGAAGCACAATGAGGTATTTCCATTCAGAGACcattaaatgtattgattaaACCAAGTGCAGCAGTGGACTGGAGTTATTTACAGCTCTGCTGTGATCTTTCCTGTGTCTGCAGGGCTCTGACGAGGAGGATGAAGACATGAAAGAGCTTTTAAATGACACTCGGATCCTCAAGAAACTAAAGAAAGGGCAAATCAGCGAGGAGGACTTTGAGAAACAGATAACAAGGGAACCgaagtcaaaacacaaaacagagggACCAtcgcaggaggaggaggaggggggtgtaTGATCAGACAGCTGCATTCAACTGTGTAAAAAGAATTCAATTAAATCCACACCTTTGACATCTGTTTACCTTTtgatatagttttttttatttttattgagaATTGTGAGGCACAGTTATAAATAAAGCTTGATGAGTTCGTCGCTGACGGCAGACGGGGTGAGGACTCCCAGGTCAGTGAAGAGGAGGGtgatgagggagggaggcgtGTAATCGATCATCGGATGTTCTTCTGACAGGTTCTGCGAGCTCTTCAGGGTGTCTGCTTTGTACTGTGGAGGCGAGAAGAAGATGTAAAGAAACActcaaagtaataaaataagTCTAGACGTGAACTTCTCTGTCGTCGTACCTTAAATTTATCGGGCACGTCCTGCTGGTTGAGCGGATAGAGGCGGACAAATTTAAAACTCTCTGCCACGACGTAGAAAGGCTTGTTGTGAGCTTTGGAGCACACGGCCATCTGATAAGTGCCGATCTGCAAAGGAGAAACATTTAGGCCTCTGTATCACAAGCAATTTCAAtatgacatttacagtatgtagagCCTGGGGCCtgtaacacacagcaacattacACCTTTCATGTATTCTTCTTCCGAGCtaaaacctggcgcctacattacccacaatgcaacgcaaCCAACGACCGTTTGGTCTGAGATTAGTGTGTTATGCTAGtggcagctaatgtagcctggagcagagatgagcagcaggttacagatctctggtcagctcacttctttctaaacacaccaacagatttttctcattttcaaacttgtagtcttcagacccaaccgacgctgactcacGTGACTGATTTAAGACTTCATAGAGGAGAGGATGTATTTTCCTTGACCTTCAT from Enoplosus armatus isolate fEnoArm2 chromosome 18, fEnoArm2.hap1, whole genome shotgun sequence carries:
- the ddx55 gene encoding ATP-dependent RNA helicase DDX55; translation: MDDTADGTWDSLPVKLNDSILQTLAELKFTHMTPVQSACIPLFMSNKDVAAEAVTGSGKTLAFVIPLIELLLKREEKLKKMQVGALVITPTRELALQISEVMEQFLQKFPQFTQILLIGGSNPIEDVEKFKDRGANIVIATPGRLEDMFRRKSDGLDLASSVRCLDVLVLDEADRLLDMGFQASLNAILGHLPKQRRTGLFSATQTQELEKLVRAGLRNPVRITVKEKGVAASVVQKTPSRLSNYFTICRSENKFNNLVAFLRQHKHEKNLVFFSTCACVEYYGRALETLVKKVTVHCIHGKMKSKRNKIFADFRALKSGILVCTDVMARGIDIPDVNWVLQYDPPSSASAFVHRCGRTARIGNQGNALVFLLPMEESYVNFLSINQKCPLQKMPPIADVVDVLPKVKALALADRAMFDRGMRAFVSYVQAYAKHECSIIFRVKDLDFVSLARGFALLRLPKMPELKAKTFPALSTIDTDTIRYKDKNREKQRQKMLAELREQEKTPLPKRNFIKNKSWSKQTTRKERRKKRAAKRKHNEGSDEEDEDMKELLNDTRILKKLKKGQISEEDFEKQITREPKSKHKTEGPSQEEEEGGV